The following proteins come from a genomic window of Salvia hispanica cultivar TCC Black 2014 chromosome 4, UniMelb_Shisp_WGS_1.0, whole genome shotgun sequence:
- the LOC125223005 gene encoding BTB/POZ domain-containing protein NPY2-like: MKFMKLGSKPDTFQTDGNSVRYVASELATDIIVYIGDVKFYLHKFPLLSKCSRLQKLVSSGNDGNGDEVNIDDIPGGASAFEVCAKFCYGMTVTLNAYNVVTSRCAAEYLEMHETVEKGNLIYKVDVFLNSVIFRSWKDSIIVVQTVKSTSPLSEEAKIISQCIDAIASKASVHVSKVDWSYTYNRKKIAEENGNDPGWEALRNRMVPNDWWVEDLCELDIDLFKKIIMTIKNKQVVSSEVIGEALKAYAYRKLPGSGKNVIQQNDLAKYRNILDTIVWLLPAEKGSVSCSFLLKLLKASISADSGETVKMELAKRIGRQLEEASVTDLLIRASDGEETMYDVHVVTKILEEFVTRDKNSMAEMEVGGEIQDMSSPVRPGILSEASKLMVAKLVDGYLVEIAKDPNLPLATFTGIAELVSGYPRPSHDALYRAVDTYLKVHPGISKSERKKLCRLMDCKKLSAEACMHAVQNERLPLRVVVQVLFFEQVRASASSGSSTPDLPKAIKELNSSSYGSSRSQTTNTDEDWDAVASSEELRALRGELASLRVGNGAMHERSNGESKMNGNSDRAAISKMKGLIMSKRIFSKIWSNKAAQAENSGSDSSESLGSGIHDEAKSTPTRKGRHSVS; the protein is encoded by the exons ATGAAGTTTATGAAGCTTGGATCCAAGCCTGATACGTTTCAGACCGATGGGAACAGTGTCAG ATATGTGGCTAGTGAGTTGGCTACCGACATTATCGTTTACATTGGCGATGTTAAGTTCTACCTTCACAAG TTTCCTCTTCTCTCTAAATGTTCACGGTTACAGAAGTTAGTTTCTTCGGGTAATGATGGAAATGGCGATGAGGTCAATATTGATGATATTCCAGGTGGTGCCAGCGCCTTTGAAGTTTGTGCCAAGTTTTGTTACGGGATGACTGTAACCCTAAATGCTTATAACGTTGTTACAAGCCGTTGTGCTGCTGAGTATCTCGAGATGCATGAGACAGTAGAGAAAGGCAACCTCATCTACAAGGTCGATGTTTTCCTCAACTCGGTGATTTTCAGGAGCTGGAAGGACTCCATCATAGTTGTTCAGACTGTGAAATCCACGTCCCCGTTGAGCGAGGAAGCAAAGATAATCAGCCAGTGCATCGATGCTATCGCTTCCAAGGCGTCCGTTCATGTATCTAAGGTAGATTGGTCCTACACATACAACCGGAAGAAGATTGCTGAGGAAAATGGGAACGACCCCGGCTGGGAAGCCCTCAGAAACCGAATGGTCCCGAATGACTGGTGGGTCGAGGACTTGTGCGAGCTCGACATAGATTTGTTCAAGAAGATCATCATGACTATTAAGAACAAACAAGTTGTATCTAGTGAGGTGATCGGAGAGGCTTTAAAAGCATATGCTTACCGTAAACTACCCGGCTCTGGCAAGAACGTTATCCAACAGAATGATCTGGCCAAGTATCGCAACATCTTGGACACCATCGTGTGGTTGTTGCCCGCGGAGAAGGGCAGCGTCTCGTGCAGTTTTTTGCTCAAGCTGTTGAAAGCGTCCATCTCCGCTGACTCAGGAGAGACGGTCAAAATGGAGCTGGCGAAAAGGATAGGGCGTCAGTTGGAGGAGGCTTCCGTCACTGATCTGTTGATCCGAGCTTCTGACGGGGAAGAGACAATGTACGATGTCCATGTGGTCACAAAAATACTCGAGGAATTCGTGACACGAGACAAGAACTCCATGGCCGAGATGGAAGTTGGTGGTGAGATTCAAGATATGTCGAGCCCCGTTAGGCCCGGGATTCTCTCCGAAGCTTCGAAACTGATGGTGGCAAAGCTTGTAGACGGCTACCTTGTTGAGATTGCAAAGGATCCTAATCTACCACTAGCTACCTTCACCGGGATTGCAGAGCTCGTCTCGGGCTATCCCAGGCCTTCCCACGATGCTCTATATCGCGCCGTTGATACATATCTCAAG GTGCACCCCGGGATCAGTAAGAGCGAGCGAAAGAAGCTATGCCGGTTGATGGACTGCAAGAAGCTCTCCGCGGAGGCGTGCATGCATGCCGTGCAGAACGAGAGGCTCCCTCTACGCGTGGTGGTGCAGGTACTCTTTTTCGAGCAAGTCCGGGCTTCTGCTTCCTCCGGAAGCAGCACCCCGGACCTACCCAAGGCCATCAAGGAGCTCAACTCCAGCTCCTACGGCAGCTCCCGGTCGCAGACAACCAACACCGACGAGGATTGGGACGCTGTTGCCTCGTCGGAGGAGCTCAGAGCGCTGAGAGGCGAGCTGGCCTCCCTGAGGGTGGGCAACGGAGCGATGCACGAGAGGAGCAACGGGGAGAGCAAGATGAACGGGAACTCGGACAGGGCCGCCATCAGCAAGATGAAGGGTCTGATCATGTCGAAGAGGATCTTCTCCAAGATTTGGTCGAACAAGGCGGCGCAGGCGGAGAACAGCGGGTCCGATTCATCGGAGAGTCTCGGCTCGGGCATCCACGACGAGGCGAAGTCAACGCCGACGAGGAAAGGGAGGCATTCTGTGTCTTAG
- the LOC125218449 gene encoding transcription initiation factor IIA subunit 2, with the protein MATFELYRRSTIGMCLTETLDQMVSSGVLSPELAIQVLIQFDKSMTDALENEVKNKVSIKGHLHTYRFCDNVWTFIVQNAQIKSEEGQETVGSVKIVACDSKLLTQ; encoded by the exons ATGGCGACTTTCGAGCTGTACAGGAGATCCACGATCGGGATGTGCTTGACGGAAACTCTGGATCAGATGGTTTCTAGTGGAGTGCTGAGCCCGGAACTCGCCATTCAAGTTCTTATCCAATTCGACAAG TCAATGACAGACGCTCTGGAAAATGAGGTGAAGAACAAGGTTTCAATTAAG GGGCATCTTCACACCTACAGATTCTGTGACAACGTCTGGACCTTCATCGTACAAAATGCTCAGATCAAGAGCGAGGAAGGCCAGGAAACTGTCGGGTCTGTCAAGATAGTCGCGTGTGATTCGAAGCTGCTGACTCAGTGA